ttcatttcttgaaggcttctattccttcttttaactaccccattttgttgaggagtTCTAGGACAAGAGAAGTTATGTGCAATACCAAAATCatcacaaaatttttcaaaatcatgattttcaaattcttttctgtgatcacttctcaaatgggctatttcaaaaccttttcattttgaatccTTTTGCAAAGAGTGGAGAAGGCAtgaaaagcataatttttatGAGCTAGGAAGAGAACCCAACcgaatctagagtaatcatctaccacCACCAAACTatagtgtttacctcctaaactttgagttcttgttggaccaaaaagatcaatatgtaacATTTCCAATGGCCTCTTGGTTGAAATTCcatcttttggtttaaaagaggattttacttgtttacctaattgacaagcatcacaagtaatatccttatcaaattttatgtttggaattcctctaaccaagTTTTTCTTAACTAGCTTAGAAATtcggtacatgctagcatggcccaatttcttatgccaaagccatttttcagattcaagagatGTAAAATATGTCACATTTTGATCTTTCAAATCCTCAAGAGTCAATCCATATACATTATTGCACCTTTGAGtttcaaacaaaattttttcaaatttttcacaAATAACTAAGCAaaccaattttttaaaaataacttcATATCCAAGATCACATAATTGGCTAAAGCTTAGTAAATTATGTTTCAAACCATCAACAAGAAGAACATCATTTATGAAAGAAGAGAAacttttaccaacttttccaatggccactatttttccttttccatTGTCACCGAAAGTGACAAACCCTCCATCATACTCATCAAGCTTAATGAAGAAGGTTGCctttccggtcatatgcctagagcatccactatccatgtaccacatattGTCCTTCcgcttggatgctaggcaaaccTGCAAAATAAGCTtaagtgaccttaggtatccaaatctttttGGATCCTTTGACGTTAAACCATCTTCTTTGTCCCAATCCATTGTAATCAcaaataattttacaaattttatCACCAATTGTTCTTTCACTAAAGAAACATTGAATGGGAAAGTGACCATTTCGATTGCACAATCTACAAAACcttggagttgctgttttgCTAAAGCTTGTTGGATTTTGAAACCTTGTATCATTTGAAATGGAAGCCAAATTGGTAAAACAAGGTTTTTTAACAGATTTTAAGGCTTTATGAAAACCCAAACCAGTTTTATCATAAAGAAGTTTTTGACTAGTCAAGAGTTGATTTAGATTTTTAGAACTTTGAGTAAACTTGGCTAAGTCTTCTTTAAGCCTTCTTATCTCTTTATGCAGCCAATCATTTTCTTCAAAGTAGTTCAGATTTGCGGTCACAGAATGGTGGTATTCACAACTTTTAAGTTGAGCTTTTAACTGCTTGTTTTCTTCAACAAGTTCAATAGCAGTTTCAGCCTCCCTTAATTTATCTTTGAGAAAACTATTTTCAGCTTTAAGGATAGTGATTTGTGATTCAAGATCTTGGTTTTCAAGCAAGAAGCATCTAATTTTTCCAGAAAGATGATCGATTGTGAGATGAAGATCTTCAGTGTCAGGGTAATGAAATACTACCTGTTCAACATGATCTGCCATGAGACACGTTTGAGACTTGGTTTCTGATTGTTCATCTTCTTCTGAGTCGTTCTCTAAGTCTTCCCATGAAGCCATCAGtcctttcttctttcccttctttggcttctcctccttctttaaCTTAGGGCAATCGGATTTGAAATGCCCAGTCTCTTTGCAATTGTAGCAGATCACTTTGCTGaaatctttcttttgtttccttgagctgtttcttttgcttctttccTTCAGTTTCACCATTTtcctaaatttttttacaaacaaaacaaattcattttcagAAGAGTTATCACTGAATTCATCATCCCGAGGGTTAGTAACAGATTTGAGAGctaatccttttatttttgtgtCCTTTTTCAAATAAGTGTTACCAAACGCAAGTAAATTTCCTCTCAAGTCATCATAAGTCATTGAATCAAGACCACTACTCTCAGATATCACTATAGCCTTGGTTTCTCACTCTTTAGTGAGACTTCTCAATATTCTCCTCACAAGCACAAATTCAGGATACGTAATTCCCATAGCATCCAAGCCATTGATGATAATGTTGAACCGTTCAAACAATTCATCTAttgattctccttccttcattgagAACATTTCATATTCGTTGTTTAGCATGTCTATTCTGGTCTTCTTGACTAGGGTTGTTCCTTCATGAGTGACTTGAAGTTTGTCCCAGATTTACTTTaccgttgtgcatcgtgatacccGTCGGTATTTCTCAAAGCTGATTGCACACTTGAGCAAGTTGATAGCCTTGGCATTGAACTCCACCTTTTTTCTGTCTTCTTCAGTCCAATTGGCTTCGCCTTTGAGAGAAACTACTGCTTCAGTACTTGTGGTGGTTAGAAATTGAGAACCTTCTAGGACAATCTTCCAGAGTCTGTAATCTACTACTTGCACAAAGATCTTCATTCTTTCCTTTCAATAAGTGTAGTTCTTTCCATTAAATAGaggaggtctgttgcttgacTACCCTTCTGTCAGATTGTAAGACACCAGGTTTGAGCCACTATTCTCTGCCATCAggatcttttctccaagctacaaagcttgatttctttgagaccaagctctgataccaattgatggttatCAGTGGTTAAGAGAATgagggttgaatcttagcccctttttgctGAGTAACTgatgcgcgaaattgtgatcactacaacttcacacaactaaccagcaagagcactgggtcgtccaagtaataccttacgtgagtaagggtcgatcccacggagattgttggtatgaagcaagctatggtcaccttgtaaatctcagtcaggcagactcaaatgggtatagtaataaacgaataaagcataaagataaagatagagatacttatgtatatcattggtgtaagagcttcagacaagcgtatgaagatgccttcccttccgtctctctgctttcctactgtcttcatccaatccttcttactcctttccatggcaagctcgtgtagggtttcaccgttgtcaatggctacctcccatcctcgcagtgaaagctaatgctcacgcactctgtcacagtacggccaatcaccagTTTGGTTCCCGcccctgctggaatagaatccctcttttgcgtctgtcactaacgcccagcaggttagagtttaaagcacgtcacagtcattcaatcattgaatcctactcagaataccacagacaaggtttagaccttccggattctcttgaatgccgccatcgggtcctgcctataccacgaagattccgattaaagaatccaagagatattcactaagcctcagatgcttgtagaacaagagtggttgtcagtcactttgttcatgggtgagaatgatgatgggcgtcaatcatcaccttcatcatgttgaagaacaagtgatatcttggacaaagaacaagcagaattgaatagaagaacaatagtaattgcattaatactcgaggtacagcagagctccacaccttaatctatggtgtgtagaaacttcaccgttgaaaatacataagaacaaaagtgatcattggtttcggccccagagagggaaccagaagaaccaagatctgatctaagaactagatgtccaaagatgataaatacaatagtaaaaggtcctatatatagagaactagtagcctagggtgtacagagatgagtaaatgacataaaaatccacttccgggcccacttggtgtgtgcttgggctgagcaatgaagcattttcgtgtagagactcttcttggagttaaacgccagcttttatgccagtttgggcgtttaactcccatttaggtgccagttccggcgtttaacgctggaaattctgtaggtgactttgaacgccggtttgggccatcaaatcttgggcaaagtatggactatcatatattgctggaaagcccaggatgtctactttccaacgccgttgagagcgcgccaattaggcttctgtagctccagaaaatccacttcgagtgcagggaggtcagaatccaacagcatctgcagtcctttttggtctctgaatcagatttttgctcaggtccctcaatttcagccagaaaatacctgaaatcacagaaaaacacacaaactcatagtaaagtccagaaaagtgaattttaactaaaaacataataaaaactcaactaaaactaccaaaaacatactaaaaacaatgccaaaaagcgtacaaattatccgctcatcacaacaccaaacttaaattgttgcttgtcctcaagcaactgaaaatcaaataagataaaaagaagagaatatactatagactccaaattatcaatgaaactaagctccaaattagatgagcgggactagtagctttttgcctccgaacagttttggcatctcacttcatcctttgaaattcagaatgattggcttctttaggaactccgaatccagatagtgttattgattctcctagttaagtatgatgattcttgaacacagctacttattgagtcttggccgtggcccaaagcactctgtcttccagtattaccaccggatacatacatgccacagacacataattgggtgaaccttttcagattgtgactcagctttgctaaagtccccaattagaggtgtccagggttcttaagcacactctttttgccttggatcacaactttatttcttttctttttctttctttttctctttctcccttttttttcgtttttctccttctttttctctctttttttttttgtattcactgctttttcttgcttcaagaatcatttttatgatttttcagatcctcagtaacatgtctcctttttcatcattctttcaagagccaacaattttaacattcatgaaccacaaattcaaaagacatatgcactatttaagcatacattcagaaaacaacaagtattgtcaccacatcaaactaattaagctagttttaaagatgaatttgaaatcctgtacttcttgttcttttgtgataaaaacagttttcatttaagaaaggtgatggattcatattcatagctttaaggcatagacactaagacactaatgatcataagacacaaacatggataaacataaagcataattttcgaaaaacagaagaataaagaacaaggagattaaagaacgggtccaccttagtgatggcggctctttcttcttcttgaagatcctatggagtgcttgagctcctcaatgtctcttccttgtctttgttgctcctctctcatgattctttgatcttctctaatttcatggaggatgatggagtgttcttggtgctccacccttagttgtcccatgttggaacttaattctcctagggaggtgttcagttgctcccaatagtcttgtggaggaaagtgcatcccttgaggtatctcagggatctcttgatgagaggggtctcttgtttgctccattttcttcttagtgatgggcttgaggtcatgccttctcagttgaaccggctttggatgccataaatggttatggaaaaacaaagagcaatgcttttaccacaccaaacttaaaaggtttactcgtcctcgagcaaaagaaggaagaagcgagtagaagaagaagaaatggaggatagggagatggctttgtggttaggccaaaagaggggaagaagtggtgttttatgaaggatggatgtgagtggtgaagagaaagagatgttgaggtgattggtgaatgggtgaagaagaagagagagtggtggggttgtttagggatcctgtggggtccacagatcctgaggtgtcaaggaaaagtcatccctgcaccaaatggcactcaaaatcacgttttgaggcatttctggcgttaaacgccgggctggtgcccattcctggcgtttaacgccaggttcttgcccttttctggcgtttaacgccagtctggtgcccctttctggcgttaaacgcccagaatggtgccagactgggcgttaaacgcccaactgctagcctcactggcgtttaaacgccagtgagttcttcctccagggtgtgctgtttttcttcctgtttttcattctgtttttgctttttcaatggattttgtgacttctcatgatcatcaacctacaaaaaaacataaaataacaaagggaaatatataaaatataatcattgggttgcctcccaacaagcgcttctttaatgtcagtagcttgacagagggctctcatggagcctcagaaatgctcagaaccgtgttggaacctcccaacaccaaacttagagtttgaatgtgggggttcaacaccaaacttagagtttggttgtggcctcccaacaccaaacttagagtttgactgtgggggctctgattggctctgttttgagagaagctcttcatgcttcctctccatgatgatagagggatgtccttgggccttaaacaccaaggattcttcattcacttgaatgatcaactctcctctatcaacatcaatcacagcctttgctgtggctaggaagggtctgccaaggatgatggattcatccatgcatttcccagtctctaggactatgaaatcagtagggatgtaatggtcttcaacttttaccagaacatcctctacaagtccatgagcttgttttcttgagttgtctgccatctctagtgagatttttgcagcttgtacctcaaagatccctaatttctccattacagagaggggcatgaggtttacacttgaccctaagtcacacaaggccttcttgaaggtcatggtgcctatggtacaaggtatagaaaacttcccaggatcctgcctcttttgaggtagtttctgcctagacaagtcatccagttctttggtgagcaagggaggttcatcttcccaagtctcatttccaaataacttgtcatttagcttcatgattgctccaagatatttagcaacttgctcttcagtgacatactcatcctcttcagaggaagaatactcatcagagctcatgaaaggcagaagtaagtcccatggaatctctatggtctcatcttgagcctcagattcccatggttccttattggggaactcattagaggtcagtggacgtccagtgaggtcttcctcagtggcgtcctctgcctcttcttccttccagaattaggccatgttgatggccttgcactctccctttggattttcttctgtattacttgggagagtactaggagggagttcagtaactttcttactcagctgacccacttgtccttccaaattcctaatggaggaccttgtttcattcatgaaactttgagtggtctttattagatcagagaccattgttgctaagtcagaggtattctgcttagaactctctgtctgttgctgagaagatgatggaaaaggcttgttattgccaagcctgtttcttccaccattattgttattgaaaccttgttgaggtctctcttgattcttccatgagaaatttgggtgatttctccatgaagaattataggtgtttccatagggttctcctaggtaattcacctcttccattgaaggattctcaggatcataagcttcttcctcagatgaagcttccttagtactgccaggtgcattttgcattccagacagactttgagaaattaaattgacttgttgagtcaatatcttgttctgagccagtatggcatttagagcatcaatctcaagaactcctttcttctgacttgtcccattgttcacaggattcctttcagaagtgtacatgaattggttatttgcaaccatttcaattagctcttgagcctctgtaggcgtcttcttcagatgaagagatcctccagcagagctatccaaagacatcttggatagttcagagagaccatcatagaaaatacctatgatgctccattcagaaagcatgtctgagggacatcttctgattaattgtttgtatctttcccaagcttcatagagggattctccatccttctgtctgaaggtttggacttccactctaagcttactcaatttttgaggtggaaagaactttgccaagaaggcattgactagcttttcccaagagtccaggctttctttaggttgagagttcaaccatattctagctctgtctcttacagcaaaagggaatagcatcagtctatagacctcagggtcaaccccattagtcttgactgtgtcacagatttgcaagaactcagctaaaaactgatgaggatcttccattggaagtccatggaacttgcaattctgttgcattagagaaactaattgaggctttagctcaaagttgtttgctccaatggcagggatagagatgcttctcccatagaaatcaggagtaggtgcagtaaagtcacccagcaccttccttgcattgttggcattgttgttgttttcggctgccatgtgttcttcttctttgaagaattcggtcaggtcctctaacgagagttgtgccttggcttctcttagctttctcttcaaggtcctttcaggttcagggtcagcttcaacaagaatgcctttgtctctgctcctgctcatatgaaagagaagagaaaatgtggaatcctctatgtcacagttatagagattccttgaggtgtcagagaaaaagaaaagtagaagacagaagtagaaaattcgaatttatcaaagaagatgtagttcgaattttgcattaaggaatagagttagttcataaatagaaggatgtgagaagaagggaagtaattttcgaaaattaagtaaaagattttgaaaacattttgaaaaacactaattgattttcgaaaacaaaagtgggaaagaagtaaagtgatttttgaaaaagattttgaaattagaaattaaaaagatttgattgaaaactattttgaaaaagatgtgattaaaaagatttgattgaaaagttatggttttaaaaagatatgattggttttaaaaaaaatgtgattgagaaaatatgatttgaaaacaaatttaaaagatatgatttgaaaacaatttgaaaagatatgattttaaaaattaatgacttgcctaacaagaaaagatatgattcaaacataaaaccttcctcaacagaaaaggcaaaaaatgctcaatcaaatcattaattgttagtaagtatctttgaaaaaggaaagaaattgattttgaaaacatttgattgaaaagatatgatttgaaaaagatttgattttgaaaaactttgaaaacttgaaaaaaaatttgattttgaaaacaaaatcttccccctttgccatcctggcgttaaacgcccagaatggtgcacattctggcgtttaacgcccaaacctatacctttttgggcgttaaacgcccagccaggcaccctggctggcgtttaaacgccagtctgtcttcttcactgggcatttttgaatgcccagctttttctgtgtgattcctctgcagtatgttctgaatcttcaattctctgtattattgacttgaaaagacacaaattaaaaatatttttggatttttaataatgaggaataatcaaataacaatgcatgcaagacaccaaacttagcagtttgtatactactgacactaacaaaatgagaatgcatatgagaaacaacaaaacactcaagtcaatagaattcgaagatcaaaacaagaaaatcatcaagaacaacttgaagattaattaagacacatgcataaattcgaaaaatgcaagaagaacagaaacatgcaattgacaccaaacttagaatgagacactagacttaaacaagaaatatttttggattttatgattttgtaatttttttttttgtgctttttcgaaaattaagtgaaaaggaaaatgaaggtatcaaaattcttaatgagaattccaggaatcatgcaatgttagtctaaagctttagtctaaaggaattagacacggccggctaagcttcagcaggacattgcattcaagagctaaattgatgataatcaatcagctttggtgatgatgaaaacatcaccttgaaacactagaattcattcttaagaactctgaaaaaaaaatacctaatctaagcaacaagatgaaccgtcagttgtccatacacaaacaatccccggcaacggtgccaaaaacttgatgcgcgaaattgtgatcactacaacttcacacaactaaccagcaagtgcactgggtcgtccaagtaataccttacgtgagtaagggtcgatcccacggagattgttggtatgaagcaagctatggtcaccttgtaaatctcagtcaggcagactcaaatgggtatagtaataaatgaataaagcataaagataaagatagagatacttatgtatatcattggtgtaagagcttcagacaagcgtatgaagatgccttcccttccgtctctctgctttcctactgtcttcatccaatccttcttactcctttccatggcaagctcgtgtagggtttcaccgttgtcaatggctacctcccatcctcgcagtgaaagctaatgctcacgcactctgtcacagtacggccaatcaccggtttggttcccgcccctgctggaatagaatccctcttttgcgtctgtcactaacgcccagcaggttagagtttgaagcacgtcacagtcattcaatcattgaatcctactcagaataccacagacaaggtttagaccttccggattctcttgaatgccgccatcgggtcctgcctataccacgaagattccgattaaagaatccaagagatattcactaagcctcaaatgcttgtagaacaagagtggttgtcagtcactttgttcatgggtgagaatgatgatgggcgtcaatcatcaccttcatcatgttgaagaacaagtgatatcttggacaaagaacaagcagaattgaatagaagaacaatagtaattgcattaatactcgaggtacagcagagctccacaccttaatctatggtgtgtagaaactccaccgttgaaaatacataagaacaaaagtgatcattggtttcggccccagagagggaaccagaagaaccaagatctgatctaagaactagatgtccaaagatgataaatacaatagtaaaaggtcctatatatagagaactagtagcctagggtgtacagagatgagtaaatgacataaaaatccacttccgggcccacttggtgtgttcttgggctgagcaatgaagcattttcgtgtagagactcttcttggagttaaacgccagcttttatgccagtttgggcgtttaactcccatttaggtgccagttccggcgtttaacgctggaaattctgtaggtgactttgaacgccggtttgggccatcaaatcttgggcaaagtatggactatcatatattgctggaaagcccaggatgtctactttccaacgccgttgagagcgcgccaattgggcttctgtagcttcagaaaatctacttcgagtgcagggaggtcagaatccaatagcatctgcagtcctttttggtctctaaatcagatttttgctcaggtccctcaatttcagccagaaaatacctgaaatcacagaaaaatacacaaactcatagtaaagtccagaaaagtgaattttaactaaaaactaataaaaacataataaaaactcaactaaaactaccaaaaacatactaaaaacaatgccaaaaagcgtacaaattatccgctcatcagtaacgCTTTCTACTTGTTTAGAATACTTTAGGAGATATTTCTgctttttgtctcgtcactagtcaagagacattttctttttgtttagtAACCAATGAGgagatatttttcaattttgtctcaTGTGCAACAGAatcagaaatggagtagaa
The genomic region above belongs to Arachis stenosperma cultivar V10309 chromosome 5, arast.V10309.gnm1.PFL2, whole genome shotgun sequence and contains:
- the LOC130980715 gene encoding uncharacterized protein LOC130980715 — its product is MTYDDLRGNLLAFGNTYLKKDTKIKGLALKSVTNPRDDEFSDNSSENEFVLFVKKFRKMVKLKERSKRNSSRKQKKDFSKVICYNCKETGHFKSDCPKLKKEEKPKKGKKKGLMASWEDLENDSEEDEQSETKSQTCLMADHVEQVVFHYPDTEDLHLTIDHLSGKIRCFLLENQDLESQITILKAENSFLKDKLREAETAIELVEENKQLKAQLKSCEYHHSVTANLNYFEENDWLHKEIRRLKEDLAKFTQSSKNLNQLLTSQKLLYDKTGLGFHKALKSVCLASKRKDNMWYMDSGCSRHMTGKATFFIKLDEYDGGFVTFGDNGKGKIVAIGKAEAVNTACYILNRTIIRKGLKKTPYELWKGTPPNLKYFHVFGCKCFVLNNKENLGTFDPMSYERMFVGYSTTSKAYRIYLKEHRTIEKSIHVSICDSNSIPSVMVDDDDDAGCEDFINQEGSEENPKSVPSE
- the LOC130980716 gene encoding uncharacterized protein LOC130980716, giving the protein MKIFVQVVDYRLWKIVLEGSQFLTTTSTEAVVSLKGEANWTEEDRKKVEFNAKAINLLKCAISFEKYRRVSRCTTEGESIDELFERFNIIINGLDAMGITYPEFVLVRRILRSLTKE